The following are from one region of the Oscillospiraceae bacterium genome:
- a CDS encoding M15 family metallopeptidase → MKRFLSTLCLTALLCAGGGCQTPSILPSSAPYGAAASPASPASSVASDWADVPVGALEDTQLLALINGDHPIPDGGVPYPTVSAYQTVPLAAADILMHPRALEAADALFTQAETEGFDGFFITSGYRTSERQKQLYKKANDKSYVQKPGHSEHQTGLAADIAYTDIGQAQFGDSAEGRWLAQNAWKYGFILRYPEDKRDVTGIAFEPWHFRYVGQPHAAYCHDNGLCLEEYLQLLADSDGFDITLEHQTYSVFYARPRDDIIRVPREKSCEISSDNTGGYIITVWED, encoded by the coding sequence ATGAAACGATTCCTGTCCACTCTCTGTCTGACCGCCCTGCTGTGCGCGGGCGGCGGATGCCAAACGCCGAGCATACTGCCATCTTCAGCGCCCTATGGCGCGGCGGCGTCCCCGGCGTCTCCGGCATCCTCCGTCGCGTCCGATTGGGCGGACGTCCCTGTCGGCGCGCTGGAAGACACCCAACTTTTGGCACTCATCAACGGCGACCATCCCATCCCTGACGGCGGCGTCCCGTATCCCACCGTTTCGGCGTACCAGACCGTCCCACTGGCCGCCGCCGACATCCTGATGCATCCCCGCGCGTTGGAGGCGGCGGACGCTCTGTTCACGCAGGCCGAAACGGAGGGTTTTGACGGTTTTTTCATTACCAGCGGCTACCGGACCAGTGAGCGGCAAAAGCAGCTCTACAAGAAGGCGAACGATAAATCCTACGTCCAAAAACCTGGTCACAGCGAACACCAAACCGGCCTCGCCGCCGACATCGCGTACACAGACATCGGGCAGGCGCAGTTTGGAGATTCGGCCGAGGGCCGCTGGTTGGCGCAAAACGCCTGGAAATACGGCTTCATCCTGCGGTATCCCGAAGACAAACGCGACGTTACGGGCATCGCGTTTGAGCCGTGGCATTTTCGCTACGTCGGTCAGCCCCATGCGGCCTACTGTCACGACAACGGCCTTTGTCTGGAGGAATACCTTCAGTTGCTGGCAGACAGCGACGGCTTTGATATCACGCTGGAACACCAGACATACTCGGTCTTTTATGCGCGCCCGCGCGACGACATCATACGGGTGCCCAGAGAGAAGAGCTGTGAGATTTCGAGCGACAACACGGGGGGGTATATCATCACGGTGTGGGAGGACTGA
- a CDS encoding GGDEF domain-containing protein, which yields MSPRTWFREKIDSLVSDEYLLGVEEHRWRSNLTFLMTFVLVLCLLMSPVYFFNHYTADLVAVLSTAGVSAFCLFLLHHLRRHEWPFYLFAVYLTFYSMFLMLFGAAAGFSVLWVLAYPLAVCFFLGNRFAQPYLTIQIASILILFSPLFDQWRTARYSLNFRLQFPIIFVAFSCLAMVVEHVHQRTGQKLIDMAKRFSASANQDQLTGLSNRRAFYDVIEREQARERRHRCGLQLIMCDIDWFKAINDRFGHQYGDRFLIHVAQLFKTSLRSEDYCFRWGGEEFLIVLPNTTVAGAVMVAERLRSAMTTTPLEDKHFGPISATMSFGIHTFNMAQSVDENVAQADHCLYRAKQNGRNRIEHDMAELLPAETVDS from the coding sequence ATGAGTCCGCGGACATGGTTCCGGGAAAAGATCGATTCTCTGGTGAGCGACGAATATCTGCTCGGCGTGGAGGAGCACCGCTGGCGGTCGAACCTCACATTTTTGATGACCTTTGTGCTCGTCCTTTGCCTGCTCATGTCCCCTGTATATTTTTTCAACCACTATACGGCGGATCTCGTCGCCGTTCTCAGCACCGCAGGGGTGAGCGCGTTTTGTCTCTTCCTGCTCCACCATCTGCGCCGCCACGAATGGCCGTTCTATTTGTTCGCCGTGTACCTGACGTTTTATTCAATGTTCCTGATGCTGTTCGGCGCCGCGGCCGGGTTTTCCGTACTGTGGGTGCTGGCGTACCCGCTCGCCGTCTGTTTCTTTCTTGGCAACCGCTTCGCCCAACCCTATCTCACGATCCAAATCGCCAGCATCCTGATTCTCTTCTCTCCGCTGTTCGACCAGTGGCGCACGGCGCGTTATTCGTTGAACTTCCGGCTCCAGTTTCCCATCATCTTCGTGGCGTTTTCGTGTCTCGCGATGGTGGTGGAGCACGTGCACCAGCGCACGGGGCAGAAACTCATCGACATGGCCAAACGGTTTTCCGCCTCGGCCAACCAGGATCAGCTCACCGGGCTGTCGAACCGCCGCGCATTCTACGACGTGATCGAGCGGGAACAGGCCCGCGAGCGCCGGCATCGCTGCGGTCTGCAGCTCATCATGTGCGACATCGACTGGTTCAAGGCGATCAACGACCGGTTCGGTCATCAATACGGCGACCGTTTCCTTATCCACGTGGCTCAGCTCTTCAAGACCAGCCTGCGCAGCGAGGACTACTGCTTCCGCTGGGGCGGCGAGGAGTTTTTGATTGTGCTGCCGAACACCACGGTGGCCGGCGCGGTGATGGTAGCGGAGCGCCTGCGCAGCGCGATGACGACGACGCCGCTGGAGGACAAACACTTCGGCCCGATCTCCGCCACGATGAGTTTCGGCATCCACACCTTCAACATGGCGCAGTCCGTGGATGAAAATGTGGCCCAGGCCGATCACTGCCTCTACCGTGCCAAACAAAACGGCCGCAACCGGATCGAACACGACATGGCCGAGCTGCTGCCGGCGGAAACCGTTGACAGCTGA
- a CDS encoding phosphatase, with protein MTGLTGIAADLHTHTLASTHAFSTVMEVCTAAAAAGLAAVAVTDHAPALPDAPHEWHFEGSDLPAHCAGVRLLTGAEVNVLDWAGTVDLPAHILANLDFVIASLHRPCRTPGTRDQHTAAWLSVAGNPLIDCLGHPGQPNFPFDHEAVVLRCRETGTLIEINSHSPVARPGSEENCRALARCCARHGVPVVVNTDAHWAGQVGDVSLALALLAEIDFPEALVINATRARLADWLRRRGVTL; from the coding sequence ATGACGGGGCTCACAGGCATCGCGGCGGACCTGCACACCCACACGCTGGCCAGCACGCACGCTTTCTCTACGGTCATGGAAGTCTGCACGGCCGCGGCCGCGGCGGGACTTGCGGCGGTGGCCGTCACCGATCACGCGCCGGCCCTGCCGGACGCGCCGCACGAGTGGCACTTCGAGGGGTCCGACCTGCCGGCGCACTGCGCGGGCGTGCGCCTCCTGACGGGCGCGGAGGTCAATGTGCTGGACTGGGCGGGCACGGTCGATCTGCCGGCGCATATCCTCGCCAATCTGGACTTCGTCATCGCCTCTCTGCACCGGCCCTGCCGGACGCCGGGCACGCGGGATCAGCACACGGCGGCCTGGCTGTCCGTCGCCGGCAACCCTCTGATCGACTGCCTCGGCCACCCCGGCCAGCCGAACTTCCCTTTTGATCACGAGGCCGTCGTCCTGCGCTGCCGGGAGACCGGCACGCTGATCGAGATCAACAGTCACTCGCCGGTCGCGCGCCCCGGCAGCGAGGAGAACTGCCGGGCCTTGGCACGCTGCTGCGCGCGCCACGGCGTGCCGGTGGTCGTAAACACAGACGCCCACTGGGCCGGCCAAGTGGGAGACGTGAGCCTGGCGCTGGCGCTGCTGGCCGAGATCGATTTCCCCGAAGCGCTCGTCATAAACGCCACGCGCGCGCGGCTGGCCGACTGGCTTCGCCGTCGGGGCGTCACGCTGTAA
- the hprK gene encoding HPr(Ser) kinase/phosphatase, whose product MNNLYNVKLTDLIDEFNLDVVYQPPQMEKTLIVTDDVNRPGLPLAGFFDYFDASRIQVVGKVEATFVERFTTERRRKAFEKLMSKKIPAIIFSRGIEPFSECMSLAEQYEVPVLSTIESTSHLMSAMIAMLKVELAPRITRHGVLVEVYGEGILLLGESGVGKSETAIELVKRGHRLIADDAVEIKKVSAKTLVGSAPELIRHYIELRGIGVVDVRRIFGMGAIKQTEKVDLIINIEQWDENTQYDRLGLEDLTTRILDVEIPSLTVPVKPGRNLAVIIEVAAMNNRHKKMGFNAARDFTDRINTHFEASSLLGDDL is encoded by the coding sequence ATGAACAATCTATACAATGTGAAGCTGACGGACCTCATCGACGAGTTCAATCTCGATGTGGTCTATCAGCCGCCGCAGATGGAGAAGACACTGATCGTCACCGACGACGTAAACCGCCCGGGCCTGCCGCTGGCCGGTTTTTTTGACTATTTCGACGCCAGCCGCATCCAGGTCGTGGGCAAGGTAGAGGCCACTTTTGTCGAGCGCTTCACAACGGAGCGGCGGCGGAAGGCCTTCGAAAAACTGATGTCGAAGAAGATCCCGGCGATCATCTTCTCGCGCGGCATCGAACCCTTCTCGGAGTGCATGAGTCTGGCCGAGCAGTACGAGGTGCCCGTCCTTTCGACGATCGAGTCGACCTCCCACCTCATGAGCGCGATGATCGCCATGCTCAAAGTGGAGCTCGCGCCCCGTATCACGCGGCACGGCGTACTGGTGGAAGTCTACGGCGAGGGCATCTTGCTGCTCGGCGAGAGCGGCGTCGGCAAATCGGAGACCGCCATCGAGCTTGTAAAGCGCGGCCACCGCCTGATCGCCGACGACGCCGTCGAGATCAAAAAAGTGTCGGCCAAGACGTTGGTGGGTTCGGCGCCCGAACTCATCCGCCACTACATCGAGCTGCGCGGCATCGGCGTCGTGGACGTGCGGCGTATTTTCGGCATGGGCGCCATCAAACAGACGGAGAAGGTGGATCTCATCATCAACATCGAACAGTGGGACGAAAACACCCAGTACGACCGGCTGGGACTTGAGGACTTGACCACTCGGATTCTGGACGTGGAGATTCCCTCTCTCACGGTGCCGGTGAAGCCCGGGCGGAATCTGGCTGTGATCATCGAAGTGGCGGCCATGAACAACCGCCACAAGAAGATGGGCTTCAACGCGGCGCGTGACTTCACCGACCGGATCAATACCCATTTCGAGGCGAGCAGCCTGCTTGGAGACGATCTATGA
- the rpsF gene encoding 30S ribosomal protein S6, which translates to MAKITAKYETMYILNGTLGEEETAALVQKFRELVEAHGTLTAVEEWGKRRLAYEINRVTDGYYVLMTFESAPSFPEELERVFSITENVLRWLTICKDEK; encoded by the coding sequence ATGGCGAAAATCACAGCCAAGTACGAGACCATGTATATCCTGAACGGCACGCTCGGCGAAGAGGAGACAGCCGCCCTAGTGCAGAAGTTCCGGGAACTGGTCGAGGCGCATGGTACCCTGACCGCCGTGGAGGAGTGGGGCAAGCGCAGGCTTGCCTACGAGATAAACCGCGTGACGGACGGCTACTATGTGCTGATGACGTTTGAGTCGGCGCCCTCGTTCCCGGAGGAACTGGAGCGCGTCTTCAGCATCACCGAAAACGTACTCCGCTGGCTCACCATTTGCAAAGACGAAAAATAA
- a CDS encoding single-stranded DNA-binding protein: MLNKAILMGRLTRDPELRHTQSNTPVASFRLAVDRGYRSNAENPQQQTADFIDIVCWDKQAEFVSKWFTKGQLVAVAGRIQQREWKDKDGNNRTSFEIVANEVHFAEKRGASGADPSAAPVPVPRAAAPAPAVSDPASGGFAELEDDGELPF, translated from the coding sequence ATGCTGAACAAAGCCATTTTGATGGGGCGACTCACAAGAGATCCCGAACTGCGCCACACCCAGAGCAACACGCCGGTCGCGTCCTTCCGCCTGGCGGTGGACCGCGGGTACCGGTCCAATGCCGAAAACCCACAGCAGCAGACCGCCGATTTCATAGACATCGTCTGCTGGGACAAGCAGGCTGAGTTTGTCTCCAAGTGGTTCACAAAGGGGCAGCTCGTGGCGGTGGCCGGCCGCATCCAGCAGCGCGAGTGGAAGGACAAGGACGGCAACAACCGCACCAGCTTCGAGATTGTGGCAAACGAGGTGCACTTTGCCGAAAAGCGCGGCGCCTCCGGCGCCGACCCGTCCGCCGCGCCCGTCCCCGTCCCTCGCGCCGCCGCGCCGGCGCCCGCCGTGAGCGATCCCGCCTCCGGCGGTTTTGCCGAACTCGAGGACGACGGCGAACTGCCGTTCTGA
- the rpsR gene encoding 30S ribosomal protein S18, producing MASDRPQRGRKRRKVCSFCVDRIEHIDYKDTARLRRYISERAKILPRRMTGTCAGHQRDLTEAIKRARHLALLPFVTD from the coding sequence ATGGCTTCAGACCGTCCGCAGCGCGGCCGCAAGCGCCGCAAGGTATGTTCGTTTTGCGTGGACCGCATCGAGCACATCGATTACAAAGACACCGCCCGTCTGCGCCGCTATATTTCCGAGCGCGCGAAGATTCTGCCCCGCCGCATGACCGGCACCTGCGCCGGCCACCAGCGGGATCTCACGGAGGCCATCAAGCGCGCGCGTCATCTGGCGCTGCTGCCCTTTGTGACCGACTGA
- a CDS encoding cytidine deaminase: MPRTDKQNYYLDIAETVLERGTCLRRNYGSLIVKNDEIISSGYAGAPRGRANCIDVGRCMREALNIPRGERYEMCRSVHSEMNAIISAARSEMIGAALYLVGRDAKTGALLPDTNCCAMCKRMVINAGIERVVVRNTETEYTVYDVQKDWVENDESLRGEFGY, translated from the coding sequence GTGCCGCGTACAGACAAACAGAATTACTATCTGGACATCGCCGAGACCGTACTGGAACGGGGTACCTGTCTGCGCCGCAACTACGGCTCTCTCATTGTGAAGAACGACGAGATCATCTCGAGCGGATACGCCGGCGCGCCGCGCGGGCGGGCCAACTGCATCGACGTCGGACGCTGCATGCGCGAGGCGCTGAACATCCCCCGCGGCGAGCGTTACGAGATGTGCCGTTCCGTGCATTCGGAGATGAACGCCATCATCTCCGCGGCCCGGAGCGAGATGATCGGCGCCGCCCTCTACCTCGTCGGTCGGGACGCGAAGACCGGCGCGCTGCTGCCGGACACAAACTGCTGCGCCATGTGCAAGCGCATGGTGATCAACGCCGGCATCGAGCGCGTGGTGGTGCGCAACACAGAGACGGAGTACACGGTGTACGACGTGCAGAAGGACTGGGTCGAAAACGACGAATCCCTCCGCGGCGAATTCGGCTACTGA
- a CDS encoding SDR family oxidoreductase, whose amino-acid sequence MKALFIGGTGVISESITHLAAERGWALTLLNRGRRNTAAPAGVECLTANIHDEAAVRAALGTRRFDVVADFIAYAPAHVERDVRLFADRTDQYIFISSASAYQKPPAHYRITESTPLVNPHWQYSRDKIACEEVLLAAHRASGFPVTVVRPSHTYDYKTLPLGLHGAGGAWGVVSRIHRGRPVLIQGDGTSLWTVTHSSDFAKAFVRLMGHPAAVGEAVQITSDEVLTWNRIYDTIGRLLGVPVRPYHVASDFIIACDPSFDGPLLGDKAHSVVFDNSKMKRLAPDFVATTRFDEGARQSVAYFLAHPECHAPDAPFDDFCDRVIHALDAAAAAVRGA is encoded by the coding sequence ATGAAAGCACTGTTTATCGGCGGAACCGGCGTCATCAGCGAATCCATCACCCATTTGGCGGCCGAGCGCGGCTGGGCGCTCACACTGCTGAACCGCGGCCGGCGGAACACCGCGGCGCCGGCGGGCGTCGAATGTCTCACGGCAAACATCCACGACGAGGCCGCCGTGCGGGCCGCGCTCGGCACGCGCCGCTTCGACGTGGTGGCCGACTTCATCGCCTATGCCCCGGCGCATGTCGAGCGGGACGTCCGACTCTTCGCGGACAGGACGGACCAATATATCTTCATCAGCTCGGCCTCGGCCTACCAGAAGCCGCCGGCCCACTACCGCATCACGGAGAGCACGCCGCTCGTAAACCCGCACTGGCAGTACTCCCGTGATAAGATCGCCTGCGAGGAGGTCCTGCTGGCCGCCCACCGCGCATCCGGCTTCCCCGTGACGGTCGTCCGTCCGTCCCACACCTACGACTACAAGACGCTGCCGCTGGGCCTGCACGGCGCGGGCGGCGCGTGGGGCGTCGTCAGCCGCATCCATCGGGGCCGGCCGGTGCTCATCCAGGGCGACGGCACCTCGCTGTGGACCGTCACGCACAGTTCGGACTTCGCCAAGGCGTTTGTGCGGCTCATGGGTCACCCGGCGGCGGTGGGCGAGGCCGTGCAGATCACAAGCGACGAAGTTCTCACCTGGAACCGGATCTACGACACGATCGGCCGCCTGCTGGGCGTACCCGTACGGCCGTACCACGTGGCCTCCGACTTCATCATCGCCTGCGACCCCTCGTTCGACGGCCCCCTGCTCGGGGACAAGGCGCACTCCGTCGTCTTCGACAACAGCAAGATGAAACGCCTCGCGCCGGACTTCGTGGCCACGACGCGTTTCGACGAGGGCGCCCGGCAGTCGGTCGCGTACTTCCTCGCCCACCCGGAGTGCCATGCCCCCGACGCGCCGTTTGACGACTTCTGTGACAGGGTCATCCACGCGCTGGACGCGGCGGCCGCCGCCGTGCGGGGCGCGTGA